In one Polycladomyces subterraneus genomic region, the following are encoded:
- a CDS encoding ArsR/SmtB family transcription factor translates to MGAALPKHDVFQAIADPTRRQLLKLLADQEMHVTGISEHFPMSRTAVSKHLRILSDAGLVKQRKVGRETRYSLQPEPLLELKHWLSYFERFWENKMAALKHYVESEESDSE, encoded by the coding sequence ATGGGTGCTGCCTTACCGAAGCATGACGTATTTCAAGCGATTGCCGATCCTACCCGCCGTCAGCTTTTAAAGTTGCTTGCCGATCAAGAGATGCATGTCACCGGGATCAGCGAGCACTTCCCGATGAGCCGAACGGCTGTCTCTAAACATCTGCGCATTTTGTCGGATGCAGGACTTGTGAAGCAGCGAAAAGTCGGGCGGGAGACGCGATACAGTCTCCAACCGGAGCCACTACTCGAATTGAAGCATTGGCTTTCCTATTTCGAGCGGTTTTGGGAAAACAAGATGGCTGCACTGAAACACTACGTAGAATCCGAGGAATCAGACAGCGAATAG
- a CDS encoding Crp/Fnr family transcriptional regulator — MNHIARFLQTLPLFHGINTEALETVSHTLIERKVKRGTVVCLRGERIDKVFIVYRGKIKIYRTDPEGSKMFISYCHSGDFFPHFGFFREACFHADAQAVEDSHLLVMPKEDMEQLLRTHPELTIRLIQTMGQQISDLEQQLNESIVHDAYERVIFLLLRLARTVGEPHQQGICLKERYTNRELAQMIGATRETVSRVMNRLKREGHVHLQEGHLVVHVHRLKELVDCPHTQIG; from the coding sequence TTGAACCACATCGCGCGTTTTTTACAAACATTGCCCCTGTTTCACGGCATCAATACTGAAGCGTTGGAAACGGTGAGTCACACACTGATCGAACGAAAGGTCAAACGGGGGACAGTCGTGTGTTTGCGGGGGGAAAGAATCGACAAGGTCTTTATCGTCTATCGGGGGAAAATCAAAATATACCGAACAGACCCGGAAGGGAGCAAGATGTTCATCTCCTATTGTCACAGCGGAGATTTCTTCCCGCACTTTGGCTTTTTTCGGGAGGCTTGTTTTCATGCCGACGCCCAAGCGGTCGAGGACTCTCACCTCTTGGTCATGCCCAAAGAAGACATGGAACAATTGCTTCGTACTCATCCCGAGCTCACTATTCGGTTAATTCAAACCATGGGACAGCAAATCAGCGATTTGGAACAGCAACTGAACGAGTCCATCGTTCATGACGCATACGAGCGCGTGATCTTTTTACTCCTCCGTCTGGCCCGTACCGTGGGCGAGCCTCATCAACAGGGTATTTGCCTGAAGGAGCGGTACACCAACCGGGAACTCGCGCAGATGATCGGTGCCACACGCGAAACGGTCAGCCGTGTGATGAACCGCCTGAAACGAGAGGGACATGTCCATCTGCAAGAGGGACATCTCGTGGTTCACGTTCACCGATTAAAGGAGCTAGTCGATTGCCCGCACACACAAATCGGTTAA
- a CDS encoding group I truncated hemoglobin, producing MATLYEKLGGEKAIAAVVNEFYDRMIKDEEVSHYFRYTDMEKLRKHQISYFMSYALGGPHKYEGATLRESHKGMNITHEHYEIAIKHLNGALRKYNVPLEDRVKVEAFLRSVKPHIIHK from the coding sequence GTGGCAACCCTGTACGAGAAGCTGGGTGGAGAAAAAGCCATTGCAGCCGTTGTGAACGAGTTCTACGATCGGATGATCAAAGATGAAGAAGTCAGCCATTATTTTCGATACACAGACATGGAAAAACTCCGTAAGCACCAGATCTCTTACTTCATGAGCTACGCGCTGGGCGGTCCCCATAAATACGAAGGTGCTACCCTGCGCGAATCCCACAAGGGGATGAACATCACGCATGAGCACTACGAAATAGCGATTAAGCATTTGAACGGTGCCTTGCGCAAATACAACGTGCCGTTGGAAGACCGCGTCAAAGTGGAAGCATTTCTTCGCAGCGTCAAACCGCACATCATTCATAAGTAA
- the fabF gene encoding beta-ketoacyl-ACP synthase II — protein sequence MKKRVVITGMGALTPIGQDVTSFWEGLQEGRSGVRSISRFDPTGFPTTIAAEIPDYDPLDHFEAKVARRMSRFAQYGLVAAREAVRHAQLVMDRVDPVRVGVMVGTGSGGLDRIQEEYQKVLQNGSQKLSPYLAPAMLANMASGEIAIALGAKGPSAAVVTACATGSSCIGEAMRMIQYGEADVMIAGGTEAPITPLGLAAFSRIRALSRRNGEPQKACRPFDRNRDGFVAGEGAGVVVLESLEHAVQRGVPILAELIGYGATTDAHHITAPSPDGAVAAEAMDRALTDAGLSPEQVDYINAHGTSTRANDAVETMAIKRVFGEAAYRIPISSIKSMIGHLLGAAGSVELIASVETIRHGVIPPTINCDTPEEGLDLDYVPHTARKRDVQVVMSNSFGFGGHNVSLIVRRWDPRDESLITS from the coding sequence ATGAAAAAGCGCGTCGTCATCACTGGGATGGGAGCATTGACCCCGATCGGCCAAGATGTAACCAGCTTTTGGGAGGGATTGCAGGAAGGGCGGAGCGGTGTGCGGTCTATTTCGCGCTTTGATCCAACCGGATTTCCGACGACGATCGCGGCGGAGATCCCGGATTACGATCCGCTCGATCATTTTGAGGCCAAGGTGGCGCGCCGGATGAGCCGTTTTGCCCAGTATGGGCTGGTGGCTGCTCGTGAAGCGGTTCGGCATGCACAACTGGTGATGGATCGGGTCGATCCGGTGCGCGTCGGGGTGATGGTGGGAACCGGAAGCGGCGGGTTGGATCGCATTCAGGAGGAATACCAAAAGGTGTTGCAAAACGGCTCCCAAAAGTTGTCCCCGTATTTGGCACCCGCTATGCTGGCCAATATGGCGTCGGGTGAAATCGCGATCGCACTGGGGGCCAAAGGGCCTTCTGCGGCTGTGGTGACGGCTTGCGCGACGGGAAGTAGTTGCATCGGTGAAGCGATGCGGATGATCCAATATGGAGAAGCGGATGTGATGATTGCCGGCGGTACAGAGGCGCCGATCACACCGCTCGGGTTGGCTGCCTTTTCCCGGATCCGCGCATTGTCCAGGCGAAACGGGGAACCGCAAAAGGCTTGTCGTCCCTTTGATCGGAACAGGGACGGATTTGTCGCTGGAGAGGGAGCGGGGGTGGTGGTGCTGGAATCGCTGGAGCATGCTGTGCAAAGAGGTGTCCCGATTCTTGCCGAATTGATTGGATACGGTGCGACGACGGATGCACATCACATCACAGCCCCCTCTCCCGATGGCGCCGTTGCTGCCGAAGCGATGGACCGGGCATTGACTGATGCGGGTTTGTCGCCGGAACAAGTGGACTACATCAATGCACACGGAACGAGCACCCGCGCCAATGATGCGGTGGAAACGATGGCTATCAAGCGGGTGTTTGGGGAGGCGGCGTACCGAATTCCGATCAGCTCGATCAAATCGATGATCGGACATCTGTTGGGTGCGGCGGGGTCGGTGGAACTGATCGCATCAGTAGAAACGATTCGACATGGCGTCATTCCACCCACTATCAATTGTGACACGCCAGAGGAAGGGTTGGATTTGGATTACGTCCCACATACGGCCCGAAAACGGGATGTGCAGGTGGTCATGAGCAATTCATTCGGTTTCGGGGGACATAATGTCAGTCTGATCGTCCGGCGATGGGACCCAAGGGACGAATCCCTGATCACCAGCTGA
- a CDS encoding NUDIX hydrolase, giving the protein MLPKHHVAAAGIVWDDTKGVLLIQRADNHHWEPPGGVVELDEALDTAVIREIREETGIEVKVIRLIGVYKTIGRNDTHVVSLVFLCKPVGGTLQLSSETVNVGYFPIEMAMNMVKRKWIRIRLEDAIREWKDVPVRSYLHPEK; this is encoded by the coding sequence ATGTTACCCAAACATCATGTCGCAGCGGCCGGAATTGTGTGGGACGATACCAAAGGAGTACTGCTCATTCAACGTGCCGACAACCATCATTGGGAGCCACCGGGTGGCGTGGTGGAGTTGGATGAAGCGCTGGATACGGCAGTGATTAGAGAGATCCGGGAAGAAACCGGGATCGAGGTCAAAGTGATTCGTTTGATCGGGGTGTACAAAACCATCGGTCGAAACGATACTCATGTGGTTAGTCTCGTCTTTTTGTGTAAGCCGGTAGGCGGCACGTTGCAACTGAGTTCCGAAACGGTCAATGTCGGTTATTTCCCGATTGAGATGGCGATGAACATGGTCAAACGCAAATGGATTCGCATTCGGTTGGAAGACGCAATCCGCGAATGGAAAGATGTTCCGGTTCGATCCTACCTTCACCCTGAGAAGTGA
- a CDS encoding CPBP family intramembrane glutamic endopeptidase translates to MNVLKLVGKLLLVFLLSMLGIVFFVSLLFPLYPVNRSLMPVILGQNAAFVLAAFLTWIWLEKKPLDELGFAEPSPFRSFLRGAGWGTFGIAVPFVLLLANGLLTVDRFYISSSTVTDFTSALSGFLIIALGEEILVRGYIQTLMVRQWGRIIGIFSASLLFCALHLGNPNLSWLALLNLFLAGVMLGTAKEAFGGLWAPIGFHFTWNLCQEMLSLPVSGLHLIEHPVLFTRETGPAWVTGGRFGLEGGAAVTLLLISLTAVFWLQSRNRTKSDHSHTSGLTR, encoded by the coding sequence ATGAACGTGCTAAAACTGGTCGGAAAATTGTTGCTCGTGTTCCTGTTGTCGATGTTGGGTATCGTCTTTTTCGTTTCATTGCTCTTCCCCCTCTATCCTGTGAATCGTTCCCTGATGCCCGTGATCTTAGGACAGAATGCCGCGTTTGTGCTGGCCGCCTTTCTGACATGGATATGGTTGGAAAAAAAGCCGCTTGATGAGTTGGGTTTTGCGGAACCGTCCCCGTTTCGCTCATTCCTTCGCGGAGCCGGTTGGGGAACATTCGGAATCGCCGTTCCGTTTGTACTCCTCTTGGCAAACGGCTTGCTGACAGTGGACAGATTCTACATCTCCTCATCGACGGTGACGGATTTCACATCCGCACTGTCTGGCTTTTTGATCATCGCATTGGGTGAAGAAATCCTGGTCCGTGGCTACATACAAACCCTCATGGTACGCCAATGGGGACGCATCATCGGGATCTTCTCCGCGTCTCTACTATTTTGTGCCCTCCATTTGGGTAATCCAAACCTCTCTTGGCTCGCTTTGCTCAATCTCTTTTTGGCAGGTGTCATGCTGGGGACGGCCAAAGAGGCTTTTGGCGGATTGTGGGCACCGATCGGTTTTCATTTTACATGGAATCTGTGTCAGGAAATGTTGTCGCTTCCCGTTTCCGGGCTGCATCTGATCGAACATCCCGTTTTGTTTACAAGAGAAACGGGGCCCGCTTGGGTGACCGGCGGCAGGTTCGGGTTGGAAGGTGGGGCCGCCGTCACCTTGTTGCTGATATCATTGACGGCGGTTTTTTGGCTCCAATCCCGCAACCGAACGAAATCCGATCATTCCCACACTTCCGGGTTGACAAGATGA
- a CDS encoding N-acetylglucosamine-6-phosphate deacetylase yields MTGKHIRLTIREGRIAEVVEPEKVSDDAPLVAPGLIDLQVNGYKGMDVNAPLCDMNDIRRLTAVLWETGVTTFFPTVITNSEEAITFSLRTLAHACRQDAMVDASVGGIHLEGPFVSPEDGPRGAHDRKWVRPPDWEVFCRWQEAAEGRIRLITLSPEWPNSSRFIERCVTSGVKVAIGHTAATPEQIREAVAAGATWSTHWGNGAHVMLPRHPNYLWEQLAADELWTSFIADGHHLPDAVIRVILRVKGEKAVLVSDVVALGGMPPGQYRTPVGGEVVLTPDNRLHLAHDERLLAGSACPLIDAISRLVVRGLAPIETAWSMASVSPARYMGWPVNGKWRVGDSPDLVQVIWANEGRLTIHSTYKGGQLVYRRVS; encoded by the coding sequence TTGACAGGAAAGCACATCCGGTTGACGATCCGGGAAGGCCGCATCGCCGAGGTGGTGGAACCGGAGAAGGTGTCGGATGACGCCCCGCTGGTGGCTCCCGGGTTGATCGATTTGCAGGTAAATGGTTACAAAGGGATGGATGTAAACGCCCCTCTGTGCGATATGAATGACATCCGGCGGTTAACAGCAGTGTTATGGGAGACCGGCGTCACTACCTTTTTTCCAACGGTGATTACCAACAGTGAAGAAGCAATCACATTCTCCCTCCGTACCTTGGCGCATGCCTGTCGGCAAGACGCAATGGTGGATGCATCCGTCGGCGGGATTCACTTGGAAGGGCCATTTGTCTCGCCGGAAGACGGTCCGAGAGGGGCCCATGATCGCAAGTGGGTGCGCCCGCCGGATTGGGAGGTTTTTTGTCGGTGGCAGGAAGCAGCGGAAGGGAGAATCCGTCTGATCACGCTTTCTCCCGAATGGCCTAACAGTTCGCGTTTCATCGAACGGTGCGTTACGAGCGGTGTCAAAGTGGCGATCGGTCATACGGCAGCAACTCCAGAGCAAATCAGGGAAGCGGTGGCGGCGGGAGCGACTTGGAGTACCCATTGGGGCAACGGTGCTCATGTGATGTTACCACGCCATCCCAATTATTTGTGGGAACAACTGGCTGCCGACGAGCTTTGGACCAGTTTCATAGCCGACGGACATCATCTCCCTGATGCCGTCATCCGCGTCATCCTGCGGGTAAAGGGGGAAAAAGCGGTGCTGGTCAGCGATGTGGTTGCACTGGGCGGTATGCCTCCCGGTCAATACCGAACCCCCGTCGGGGGAGAAGTGGTGTTGACCCCGGATAACCGCTTGCATTTGGCTCATGACGAGCGGTTGCTGGCCGGATCGGCCTGTCCGCTGATCGATGCTATTTCGCGATTGGTGGTCAGGGGATTGGCCCCGATTGAAACGGCTTGGTCCATGGCTTCCGTTTCTCCTGCACGGTATATGGGGTGGCCGGTTAACGGAAAATGGCGGGTGGGCGATTCCCCTGACCTCGTCCAGGTCATATGGGCGAATGAGGGGCGTTTGACCATTCACTCGACTTACAAGGGAGGGCAACTCGTGTACCGACGCGTTTCTTGA
- a CDS encoding 2-hydroxyacid dehydrogenase, translating to MSAHIFVTRELFPEVTEQLKQYGQVTIGARDRDLSREELLEGIRGKDAILCMLTDRIDAEVMDACPNLRVISNYAVGYNNIDVAEATKRGIPVTNTPDVLTEATADLTWALLLDVARRVTEGDRLTRSGRWKGWGPRFMLGKDVHGSTLGIIGFGRIGRAVARRAQAFNMRVLYYSRTRLTPQEENELGVIYQPLDELLAKADFVSLHVPYTPETHHLIGEAELFRMKRTAYLINTARGPLVDERALVRALQEGEIAGAGLDVYEDEPRLAEGLAELEQVVLAPHLGSATLETRMKMAKLAAENLLSVLRGEKPPHLVNPEVWE from the coding sequence ATGTCGGCACACATTTTCGTGACGCGCGAGCTGTTTCCGGAAGTGACGGAGCAATTGAAACAATACGGACAAGTGACGATCGGTGCTCGAGACCGGGATTTGTCGCGGGAGGAGCTGTTGGAAGGGATTCGGGGCAAAGATGCGATCCTGTGTATGTTGACTGATCGGATCGACGCGGAAGTGATGGATGCTTGCCCCAATTTGCGTGTGATCAGCAATTATGCCGTCGGATACAACAATATTGACGTCGCCGAAGCCACCAAGCGGGGTATCCCCGTGACCAACACCCCTGATGTGTTGACAGAAGCCACGGCGGACCTGACCTGGGCGTTGCTGTTGGATGTGGCGCGCCGGGTGACGGAGGGGGACCGCTTGACCCGTTCCGGCCGCTGGAAGGGTTGGGGACCTCGTTTTATGCTGGGGAAAGACGTGCATGGTTCTACATTGGGCATCATCGGTTTCGGGCGTATCGGCCGGGCGGTTGCCCGCCGTGCCCAAGCCTTCAACATGCGCGTGCTTTATTATTCCCGAACACGACTCACCCCGCAGGAGGAAAATGAACTGGGCGTCATCTACCAACCCTTGGACGAGCTGTTGGCGAAAGCAGATTTCGTGTCGCTTCATGTGCCGTATACGCCAGAGACCCACCACCTGATCGGGGAAGCGGAATTGTTTCGGATGAAGCGGACCGCCTATCTCATCAATACCGCACGTGGTCCGTTGGTGGACGAGCGGGCGCTGGTGAGAGCGCTGCAAGAAGGGGAAATTGCCGGGGCTGGACTGGATGTATACGAAGACGAGCCCCGTTTGGCGGAGGGATTGGCCGAGTTGGAACAAGTGGTGTTAGCCCCTCATCTGGGCAGTGCCACGTTGGAAACACGGATGAAAATGGCGAAGTTGGCCGCGGAGAATCTGTTGTCCGTTCTCCGCGGTGAGAAGCCTCCTCATCTTGTCAACCCGGAAGTGTGGGAATGA
- the greA gene encoding transcription elongation factor GreA encodes MTQQKKEVLLTEEGLAKVKEELEYLRTKKRHEVAQRLKEAIAQGDLSENSEYDSAKEEQAFVESRIVQLENMIRNAKIINQDAQNKNYVSIGAKVTIQELPDGEKETYVIVGSAESDPSAGKISNESPIGAELIGKREGEIINVPVPSGTIQFKILEIN; translated from the coding sequence ATGACTCAACAGAAAAAAGAAGTATTGTTGACCGAAGAAGGTCTGGCCAAAGTCAAGGAAGAGTTGGAATACCTGAGAACGAAAAAGCGGCATGAAGTCGCCCAACGTTTGAAAGAAGCCATCGCGCAAGGCGACCTCAGCGAAAACTCCGAATACGATTCCGCCAAAGAGGAACAAGCTTTTGTGGAATCCCGGATAGTACAGTTGGAGAACATGATACGCAACGCCAAAATCATCAATCAGGATGCGCAAAACAAAAACTACGTCAGCATTGGAGCCAAAGTGACGATCCAGGAGTTGCCAGACGGGGAAAAGGAAACGTATGTCATCGTAGGCAGTGCGGAATCTGACCCATCAGCAGGCAAAATCTCCAACGAGTCGCCGATCGGTGCCGAGCTGATCGGAAAACGGGAAGGCGAAATTATTAATGTCCCGGTTCCGTCAGGTACGATCCAGTTCAAAATCCTGGAGATTAACTGA
- a CDS encoding SRPBCC family protein: MQGNNRGRLPAIRHTAVFQAPIQKVWEAVSTSEGIAAWLMPNDFQPKVGYEFTLQTPFGPTPCKVMEIDPPHRLSFAWGEFGWRVSFELKELEGKTQFTLTHSGWGEPDETIPESGLNHSEAHNRMDHGWKSIVTEKLREVVEA; this comes from the coding sequence ATGCAGGGAAATAACAGAGGTAGACTTCCAGCAATCCGTCACACAGCCGTATTTCAGGCACCTATTCAAAAAGTATGGGAAGCTGTCTCCACGTCAGAAGGCATCGCAGCATGGTTAATGCCCAATGATTTCCAGCCAAAAGTAGGGTATGAATTCACATTGCAGACCCCTTTCGGACCCACACCATGCAAAGTGATGGAGATCGATCCTCCACACCGACTTTCCTTTGCTTGGGGTGAGTTCGGTTGGCGCGTTTCGTTTGAATTGAAGGAGCTGGAAGGCAAAACACAATTTACCCTGACTCATTCGGGTTGGGGAGAACCTGATGAAACCATCCCGGAATCGGGATTAAATCATTCGGAAGCACACAACAGAATGGATCATGGTTGGAAGTCGATCGTGACCGAAAAACTCCGCGAGGTGGTAGAGGCATAA
- a CDS encoding PD-(D/E)XK nuclease family protein, which translates to MTGTIVLHPVDSAGWGMGWDDPTRFSGCKRVDYLVPGTRMARELHRRYLPFLRDQRDVHFGTFDQFVRELLQDRRKRLLSAIEQECLVQQAVSTADREEPYTYFRGWKSRPGWIKKMETWIGEIKRSGVLPERLIALWHDRGPKERELARIYRAYQQLLSDSGAFDHEEAYYQALQALRQGQARLPEYVVAEHFHDLSPLQEQLLIQLVTSGVPVELHLVWDETRPRLFKETEQTMERLRQRGFSVRRVSVEPTEERRVTALEHMVRTAFAVRPERQAADGAVEVLSAPGVEQETRMVAGSVKRWLSEENGSLSDVVLIVPDLDTYLSPLVRALSEAGLPVASPWTVPLRHHPVMETILTAMAVRMGREEERIALMQSPFVPWGSEADRRLWLKAYERWNAPQSLAELESCMGRAEIIPDDGNETEPAVWSGLLALYRWVESIPLNALWRDWLAWLESWVAELEQPSRYRTLAKDPRMLPFLAEEMQAFALIREIVQEWKHVDPSGFAGEALELRTLAGMLERAAMRKRVRKKPGRRGGLRILEPNQIRWDRYRAVWVLGCAEGEWPRPIHDDWLLPDEERVRLRQEELRLMTSDQLRHRQLLPFFLCASSAESHLVFSYPHADESGSSRLPSPFLQELLAVWTETDVIHQRRDVSHMLPDRFEACFSRKEGLARAVSLLSQNGTADPVTERKQAITLLKNEARRQPERTWHWLERLRVERVRLSGNAAAFAGQLRPSLWKKHGFSLQDRVWSPAELNQLMQCPFHYFADHLLQAREPEPARREWAALDRGHVWHRVLSHFWRGWEEVRLSPDTWEKAMERLDVLVDALFEQLLTEAAALARDPFRLEVEKERIKQQLSAVLSHEWHWRGVDGSGMRPVHLELSFGMTDPNLIHRGEMDPQSTPHPVRIHLPGDVTIRVRGKVDRVDVDGEGYYAVYDYKSGAVVDPKRIREGAHLQLPLFLWVVQQVLGLDPAKAVGAAYYTPGTRQNGKPPTNNRNQGLWRKEATERTGIHTRVKGLLDEEEWTNTMEAIGQRLSRQLRRAEKGDFAVEPTWECPSHCPHRTICRWDVTLSLAEKGEGEE; encoded by the coding sequence ATGACGGGAACGATTGTTCTGCATCCCGTAGACTCGGCGGGATGGGGGATGGGCTGGGATGACCCCACCCGATTTTCCGGTTGCAAACGGGTGGATTATCTGGTTCCCGGCACGCGCATGGCCAGGGAACTTCACCGTCGCTACCTGCCTTTCCTACGGGATCAACGGGACGTGCATTTCGGCACATTTGACCAATTTGTTCGCGAGTTGTTGCAGGACCGGCGCAAGCGTCTACTTTCCGCCATTGAGCAGGAATGTCTGGTGCAACAGGCTGTCAGCACCGCTGATCGGGAAGAACCATATACATACTTTCGCGGGTGGAAATCGCGTCCGGGTTGGATTAAAAAGATGGAGACTTGGATCGGAGAAATCAAGCGGTCTGGCGTACTGCCCGAACGACTGATAGCGCTTTGGCACGATCGCGGTCCCAAAGAACGTGAATTGGCGCGAATCTATCGGGCCTATCAACAGTTGCTGTCAGACAGCGGAGCGTTCGACCACGAGGAGGCGTACTACCAAGCATTACAAGCATTACGACAGGGACAGGCACGATTGCCGGAGTATGTGGTTGCTGAACATTTTCACGATCTGTCTCCTCTGCAGGAGCAGTTGCTGATCCAGCTGGTCACCTCTGGTGTCCCAGTTGAGTTGCATTTGGTTTGGGACGAGACGCGTCCCCGTTTGTTCAAAGAGACGGAACAAACCATGGAACGCTTGCGGCAACGCGGCTTTTCCGTAAGACGGGTTTCGGTTGAACCGACCGAGGAGCGTCGAGTTACTGCATTGGAACATATGGTCCGCACAGCGTTTGCCGTCCGTCCGGAACGACAAGCGGCGGATGGAGCGGTGGAAGTGTTGTCCGCCCCCGGTGTGGAGCAGGAGACCCGGATGGTGGCGGGCAGTGTCAAACGATGGTTGTCGGAGGAAAACGGCTCGTTATCGGATGTGGTTTTGATCGTACCGGACCTGGATACATACTTGTCCCCGCTCGTACGAGCGTTGTCGGAGGCGGGACTGCCCGTCGCATCGCCGTGGACGGTACCGCTTCGCCATCATCCGGTGATGGAGACGATCTTGACCGCGATGGCCGTTCGTATGGGACGGGAAGAGGAGCGCATCGCCCTGATGCAGAGCCCGTTTGTGCCATGGGGAAGTGAGGCCGATCGACGGTTGTGGTTGAAGGCTTACGAACGGTGGAATGCGCCACAGAGCTTGGCGGAATTGGAATCATGTATGGGTCGAGCAGAGATCATCCCCGACGACGGAAACGAGACGGAACCAGCGGTATGGTCGGGCTTGTTGGCGTTGTATCGCTGGGTGGAAAGCATCCCGTTGAACGCTTTGTGGCGGGATTGGTTGGCGTGGTTGGAATCATGGGTGGCTGAGCTGGAACAGCCGTCCCGGTATCGCACGTTGGCGAAAGACCCGCGGATGTTGCCGTTTCTGGCGGAAGAGATGCAGGCATTCGCCTTGATCAGGGAAATCGTTCAGGAATGGAAACACGTCGACCCGTCTGGATTTGCCGGGGAAGCATTAGAATTGCGCACGTTGGCCGGCATGCTGGAACGGGCGGCGATGCGGAAACGGGTGCGCAAAAAGCCGGGACGTCGTGGTGGGCTTCGCATTTTGGAGCCCAACCAGATCCGCTGGGACCGATACCGGGCAGTATGGGTGCTGGGATGTGCGGAAGGGGAGTGGCCACGCCCCATCCACGATGACTGGCTGTTGCCGGATGAGGAGCGTGTACGTCTCCGCCAAGAAGAATTGCGCTTGATGACCTCTGATCAGCTGCGGCATCGGCAATTATTGCCGTTTTTCCTATGCGCTTCGTCTGCCGAGTCACACTTGGTTTTTTCCTATCCGCATGCGGATGAATCCGGATCGTCGCGCTTGCCGTCCCCATTTTTGCAAGAACTGTTGGCGGTGTGGACAGAGACGGATGTGATCCACCAGCGGCGGGATGTATCCCATATGCTCCCCGACCGATTCGAGGCGTGTTTTTCTAGGAAAGAAGGATTGGCTCGAGCGGTCTCGCTGTTGTCCCAAAACGGAACAGCCGATCCTGTGACAGAACGAAAGCAAGCGATCACCTTGCTGAAAAACGAAGCGCGCAGGCAACCGGAACGTACTTGGCATTGGTTGGAGCGGTTGCGGGTAGAACGTGTGCGTCTCTCTGGAAATGCCGCTGCGTTTGCCGGTCAGTTGCGCCCGTCACTGTGGAAGAAACACGGTTTTTCCTTGCAGGATCGCGTCTGGAGTCCCGCGGAGTTGAATCAGCTGATGCAGTGCCCGTTCCACTATTTTGCCGACCACCTGTTGCAGGCACGGGAGCCTGAGCCCGCACGACGGGAGTGGGCGGCGCTGGATCGGGGACATGTTTGGCATCGGGTATTGAGCCACTTCTGGCGCGGATGGGAGGAAGTACGCCTTTCTCCGGATACATGGGAAAAGGCGATGGAGCGGTTGGATGTGCTGGTGGACGCGTTGTTCGAACAGTTGTTGACCGAGGCCGCAGCATTGGCCCGCGATCCTTTCCGTTTGGAGGTGGAAAAGGAGCGGATCAAACAACAACTGTCCGCCGTTTTGTCACATGAATGGCATTGGCGCGGGGTGGACGGCTCCGGCATGCGTCCGGTTCATCTGGAGTTGTCTTTCGGCATGACCGATCCTAACCTGATCCACCGTGGTGAAATGGATCCACAATCGACCCCACATCCGGTACGGATTCACCTGCCGGGAGATGTGACGATCCGGGTGCGTGGAAAAGTGGACCGAGTTGATGTGGATGGAGAAGGTTATTATGCCGTGTATGACTACAAATCGGGTGCGGTGGTCGATCCCAAGCGGATCAGGGAAGGAGCGCATTTGCAATTGCCTTTGTTTCTCTGGGTGGTCCAGCAAGTGTTGGGTCTGGACCCCGCTAAGGCCGTGGGAGCTGCTTATTACACGCCAGGCACACGGCAGAACGGCAAACCGCCCACCAATAACCGAAACCAAGGATTGTGGCGGAAGGAAGCGACGGAACGTACGGGCATCCATACGCGGGTGAAGGGATTGCTGGATGAGGAGGAATGGACGAACACGATGGAAGCGATCGGGCAACGGCTCAGCCGTCAGCTTCGTCGAGCCGAAAAGGGGGATTTTGCGGTTGAGCCGACGTGGGAGTGCCCTTCGCATTGCCCTCACCGGACGATTTGCCGTTGGGATGTCACGTTGTCACTGGCAGAGAAAGGGGAAGGAGAGGAATGA